A genomic window from Montipora capricornis isolate CH-2021 chromosome 8, ASM3666992v2, whole genome shotgun sequence includes:
- the LOC138014325 gene encoding uncharacterized protein codes for MNRPDDEEDPHRRVIAEEILSLPAKEVLRYDKLKDPLSYLLNMEGALKNWKDVATKLDYKPARILGDFTHRDLPGFTLLEDWIYNKKGTLQSLVQVFMELKMFSCLEVVGECVEEYEARTARNTRNPSESDEIDNSAAQLQGRYGSDVDTSLSTDGNLTCASRTMDTSMDYTSSVQTSSASSDCLSPSLPPLVVEDEWTCNGSFIANIQDTNCSLSCDDLEHGEEHCKEIVASKLQFLRTQSWSPTETYNLGKQPNLLHPMDGEQSLLNRSLSQPNNVKSKAGLDTKRKSFRKRIARIFRKKKKTKQSPINSSAEEVNCSSPGNLASSNACFTRSESLTVAGSYREAPEKHVENLSPLKVEEARRSSDSLSSGESLSNPTSPGYESGYISSEGPTVSSGKSISIIHCFDLEDEAYQNECWKLYNHFNEELGYKCHLDKPEMLQITEHKFRYALRRVKQTDFVFICVSPQLKRIFDSSFEEISDLWEDDSNCMLRLESDLILSELANSGSNRKGKFMTILLEGSSKSDVPCFLESFMVYRWPKDERKIRCIIEEKPEIMPAPVSCVKTDPPSRVIIPAKLI; via the exons ATGAATCGTCCAGACGACGAAGAAGATCCCCACCGACGCGTTATAGCGGAGGAAATACTATCCTTGCCCGCTAAAGAGGTTCTGAGGTATGATAAACTGAAGGATCCGTTGTCCTATCTTTTGAACATGGAGGGTGCATTGAAAAACTGGAAAGATGTGGCTACGAAACTCGATTACAAACCCGCGCGTATCCTCGGTGACTTTACACATCGGGATTTACCTGGATTTACGCTTCTTGAAGACTGGATTTACAATAAGAAAGGCACCTTACAAAGTCTTGTTCAAGTATTTATGGAGCTAAAGATGTTCAGCTGTTTGGAAGTGGTTGGCGAATGTGTAGAAG AATATGAAGCAAGAACAGCGAGAAATACCCGCAATCCCTCAGAAAGTGATGAAATTGATAACTCTGCAGCACAATTACAAGGAAGATATGGAAGTGATGTTGATACGTCACTGTCCACTGATGGCAATCTCACATGTGCGAGTCGTACAATGGATACGTCAATGGACTATACCAGTTCAGTCCAGACATCGTCCGCTTCCTCAGACTGCTTAAGTCCAAGTTTACCTCCACTTGTAGTCGAGGATGAATGGACATGCAATGGAAGTTTCATTGCCAACATTCAGGACACTAATTGTAGCTTAAGTTGTGACGATCTTGAACATGGGGAAGAACATTGCAAAGAAATAGTGGCATCTAAACTTCAATTCCTGAGGACTCAGAGTTGGTCACCAACTGAGACATACAATTTAGGTAAACAGCCAAATCTTTTGCATCCCATGGATGGCGAACAAAGTTTGTTGAACCGTTCTCTTTCTCAACCTAATAACGTGAAATCAAAGGCTGGTTTAGACACCAAAAGAAAGTCGTTTAGGAAAAGAATTGCAAGAAtttttcgaaagaaaaagaaaactaagcaGTCTCCAATCAATTCAAGTGCAGAAGAGGTGAACTGTTCTTCGCCAGGAAATTTAGCAAGTTCAAATGCTTGTTTTACAAGATCTGAATCTCTTACTGTGGCTGGAAGTTACCGGGAAGCTCCTGAAAAGCATGTTGAGAATTTGTCCCCGCTCAAAGTAGAAGAGGCTCGGCGCTCATCAGACAGTTTAAGTTCTGGCGAATCTCTGTCTAACCCAACATCACCTGGGTATGAATCAGGATATATATCATCTGAAG GTCCGACTGTCAGCTCCGGGAAGTCAATCTCGATCATTCACTGTTTTGACTTGGAAGATGAAGCCTATCAAAATGAATGCTGGAAGTTGTATAATCATTTTAACGAGGAGCTTGGTTACAAATGCCACTTGGATAAACCAGAGATGCTACAAATAACAGAACACAAGTTTCGCTATGCATTAAGGAGAGTAAAACAAActgattttgttttcatttgtgtCTCGCCACAGTTGAAACGGATTTTTGACTCCTCTTTTGAAGAGATCAGTGACCTTTGGGAAG aTGACAGCAACTGTATGCTGCGCCTAGAATCTGATCTTATTCTAAGTGAACTTGCCAACAGTGGAAGCAACAGAAAAGGCAAGTTTATGACCATCCTTTTGGAAGGGTCCTCCAAAAGTGATGTGCCATGCTTTTTGGAATCATTTATGGTGTACCGTTGGCCAAAAGACGAAAGGAAAATTCGGTGCATAATTGAGGAGAAGCCAGAGATTATGCCTGCCCCAGTGTCTTGTGTCAAGACAGATCCACCTTCTCGGGTCATCATACCAGCAAAGCTGATCTAA